The Blastomonas fulva genome contains a region encoding:
- a CDS encoding winged helix DNA-binding protein, with the protein MSEDGRSPFGDGAAPAAGDPIVAVDSPATGRLLQAAGRPAALIAPAGSALAASARIHAFDWRRAVPGTEALAFVASDAGLLCLVSLETIDAVDVLLQGRTAACVFGDAPSLIAIAVSDLTGILNANSAFDPDRDERARLQALAMELARLAEQLGHITSGDDDAPDGLAERNLSYQAEVPTDRAPAIPPDPQRIRHLISIRRLRDRFFSPDLFADPAWDILLDLAASRLERRSVSVSSLCIAAAVPPTTALRWIRLMTDQQLLERRADPDDARRMFVDLSDAAFDQLCGWFALVDARGGLDG; encoded by the coding sequence ATGTCCGAAGACGGGCGTTCGCCCTTTGGTGACGGCGCGGCTCCGGCTGCGGGAGACCCGATTGTCGCGGTCGACAGTCCCGCGACGGGCCGGCTGCTGCAGGCTGCAGGACGCCCGGCTGCCCTGATCGCGCCTGCGGGCAGCGCCCTCGCGGCGAGCGCCCGGATTCATGCCTTCGACTGGCGGCGGGCCGTGCCCGGCACTGAGGCCCTGGCTTTTGTGGCATCGGATGCGGGGCTGCTGTGTCTGGTCAGTCTCGAGACCATCGATGCGGTCGATGTCCTGCTGCAGGGTCGCACCGCGGCCTGCGTCTTCGGCGATGCACCCTCGCTGATCGCCATCGCTGTGTCCGATCTGACCGGAATACTGAACGCGAACAGCGCGTTTGATCCCGACCGCGACGAACGCGCGCGGCTGCAGGCGCTGGCGATGGAGCTCGCGCGGCTGGCCGAACAGCTCGGCCATATCACCTCCGGCGATGACGATGCGCCGGACGGACTCGCCGAGCGCAACCTGTCGTATCAGGCCGAAGTACCGACCGACCGCGCACCCGCCATTCCGCCCGATCCGCAGCGGATTCGTCACCTGATCAGCATCCGCCGCCTGCGCGACCGGTTCTTCAGCCCCGATCTGTTTGCCGATCCCGCCTGGGACATCCTGCTCGATCTGGCGGCATCGCGCCTTGAGCGCCGCTCCGTGTCCGTCTCGAGCCTGTGCATCGCAGCGGCCGTCCCGCCGACCACCGCGCTGCGCTGGATCCGGCTGATGACCGATCAGCAATTGCTCGAGCGCCGCGCCGATCCCGACGATGCCCGGCGGATGTTCGTGGACTTGTCCGATGCGGCATTCGACCAATTGTGCGGGTGGTTTGCGCTGGTGGATGCGCGCGGCGGGCTGGACGGTTGA
- the hrcA gene encoding heat-inducible transcriptional repressor HrcA encodes MTSQFTELNDRARDVFRIVVESYLDTGIPVGSRTISKSSTVNLSPASIRNVMQDLEELGLLAAPHTSAGRMPTEQGLRLFVDGMMQVAEPSFEERAAIEKQLDNAGPIEAALAATTQALSGLSACAGIVMVPRREPVLRQMSFVRLSDTQVLAVLVGNDGSIENRVLEMSRRVTESMLVQAGNFITARLSGRSLSQALLALEAEINSERDALDQASSDLVRRGLALWSRDGADRPVLIVRGQANLLDNDAVADLERVRRLLDELEAMQDIAHLLDSAREAASARIFIGAENKLFSLSGSSVIAAPYRDGEGRVVGVVGVIGPTRLNYARIVPMVDFTAQSLTRLMK; translated from the coding sequence ATGACCAGCCAGTTCACCGAACTGAACGACCGCGCGCGCGATGTTTTCCGCATCGTTGTGGAAAGCTATCTCGATACCGGGATACCCGTCGGCTCGCGCACGATTTCCAAGTCCTCCACCGTCAACCTCTCTCCCGCCTCGATCCGCAACGTGATGCAGGATCTTGAGGAACTGGGCCTGCTCGCCGCGCCGCACACCAGCGCGGGGCGGATGCCGACCGAGCAGGGGCTGCGATTGTTCGTCGATGGCATGATGCAGGTAGCAGAGCCGTCGTTCGAGGAGCGCGCCGCGATCGAAAAGCAGCTCGACAATGCAGGGCCCATAGAGGCCGCGCTGGCGGCGACGACGCAGGCGCTTTCGGGGCTGTCGGCTTGCGCCGGCATCGTGATGGTGCCGCGGCGCGAGCCTGTGCTGCGCCAGATGAGCTTCGTGCGGCTGTCGGATACTCAGGTGCTGGCCGTGCTGGTGGGCAACGATGGCAGCATCGAAAACCGCGTGCTGGAGATGAGCCGGCGCGTCACCGAGAGCATGCTGGTGCAAGCGGGCAATTTCATTACCGCCCGGCTTTCCGGTCGCAGCCTGTCGCAGGCGCTGCTCGCGCTCGAAGCGGAGATCAACAGCGAGCGGGACGCGCTCGATCAGGCGAGTTCCGACCTTGTCCGCCGAGGGCTTGCGTTGTGGTCGCGTGACGGCGCCGACCGCCCGGTGCTGATCGTGCGCGGCCAGGCCAATCTGCTCGACAACGATGCGGTGGCGGATCTGGAGCGGGTGAGGCGGCTGCTCGATGAACTTGAAGCGATGCAGGACATTGCCCATCTTCTCGACAGCGCGCGGGAGGCGGCATCGGCCCGCATCTTCATCGGCGCTGAAAACAAATTGTTTTCGCTTTCCGGATCATCCGTGATAGCGGCGCCCTACCGCGATGGCGAGGGGCGCGTAGTCGGCGTGGTCGGTGTCATCGGCCCCACCCGCCTCAATTATGCGCGGATTGTCCCGATGGTGGACTTTACCGCGCAGAGCCTAACCAGATTGATGAAATGA
- the grpE gene encoding nucleotide exchange factor GrpE, protein MNGTDVIQDETVTQEDPSNNADTSRSLDQEAAAELEGVPDSLKEQGDDHAALEERIAALEAQLAEARQDVLYARADTQNVRRRLEKDAQDARAYAATGFARDILSVSDNLARALQLIPEDLREDEKWKGLVVGLEATGRELDNVFSKHSISRIAAIGLPLDPNQHQAMIEIPNADAEPGTVVQELQAGYMIKDRLLRPALVAVAKKPD, encoded by the coding sequence ATGAACGGGACAGACGTGATTCAGGACGAAACAGTGACGCAGGAAGACCCCAGCAACAACGCCGACACCAGCCGGTCGCTCGATCAGGAAGCGGCTGCCGAGCTTGAAGGCGTGCCCGACAGCCTGAAGGAACAGGGCGACGATCACGCCGCGTTGGAAGAGCGCATCGCCGCGCTCGAAGCGCAGCTGGCCGAAGCCAGGCAGGACGTGCTGTATGCGCGCGCCGACACCCAGAATGTCCGTCGCCGCCTCGAAAAGGATGCACAGGATGCCCGCGCTTATGCTGCGACCGGCTTTGCCCGCGATATCCTCTCCGTCTCAGACAATCTGGCGCGCGCGCTGCAACTGATCCCCGAGGATCTGCGCGAGGACGAGAAGTGGAAGGGGCTGGTCGTGGGTCTGGAAGCCACCGGCCGCGAGCTCGACAACGTGTTCTCCAAGCACAGTATTTCGCGCATCGCCGCTATCGGCCTGCCGCTCGACCCCAACCAGCATCAGGCGATGATCGAGATCCCGAACGCGGATGCCGAGCCCGGCACCGTTGTGCAGGAACTGCAGGCCGGATACATGATCAAGGACCGCCTGCTGCGCCCGGCGCTGGTCGCGGTCGCCAAGAAGCCCGACTAG
- a CDS encoding copper chaperone PCu(A)C, whose amino-acid sequence MLSLGTRRGSIYITLKAVLAEFGTIALEDRRDMIRTLNLVVAGLTLALLAGCQPPAQLLVEKAYVQLSPVKDSPSVLYFTVRGGPKDTVLRSISSPSILRLEMHETVEENGMSMMRPLASAPVPTRGKVEFEPGGKHVMVWGVDPGAQKKGSAEFVFSFSTGEKIVADAAIRAIKPGGEAAGGMAH is encoded by the coding sequence TTGCTTTCGCTTGGCACAAGGCGTGGCAGTATCTACATCACGCTCAAGGCCGTGCTGGCCGAATTCGGCACAATTGCTCTGGAGGACCGCCGCGATATGATCCGCACCCTCAATCTGGTCGTTGCAGGCCTGACTCTGGCGCTGCTGGCAGGTTGTCAGCCGCCCGCCCAATTGCTGGTCGAGAAAGCCTATGTCCAGCTCTCGCCGGTCAAGGACAGCCCCTCGGTGCTGTACTTCACCGTTCGCGGGGGGCCAAAGGACACGGTTCTGCGCTCGATTTCCTCGCCCTCGATCCTGCGGCTGGAGATGCACGAGACGGTCGAGGAGAACGGCATGTCGATGATGCGCCCGCTCGCATCGGCCCCGGTGCCGACCCGCGGCAAGGTGGAGTTCGAACCCGGCGGCAAGCACGTGATGGTGTGGGGCGTCGACCCCGGTGCGCAGAAGAAGGGCAGCGCCGAGTTTGTGTTTTCTTTTTCCACAGGTGAAAAGATCGTCGCCGATGCCGCGATCCGTGCGATCAAGCCGGGCGGCGAAGCTGCAGGCGGCATGGCCCACTAA
- the dnaK gene encoding molecular chaperone DnaK, with product MAKVIGIDLGTTNSCVSVMDGDKPKVIENSEGARTTPSIVAFTKDGERLVGQPAKRQAVTNPENTVFAVKRLIGRRFDDPLTKKDMELVPYSITKGANGDAWVSAGGKDYSPSEISAFTLQKMKETAESYLGETVTQAVITVPAYFNDAQRQATKDAGRIAGLEVLRIINEPTAAALAYGLDKNDGKTIAVYDLGGGTFDISVLEIGDGVFEVKATNGDTFLGGEDFDSKLVEFLAEDFKKAEGIDLTKDKLALQRLKEASEKAKIELSSAQTTEINLPFITADQNGPKHLVKMISRSDLEKLVADLIKRTLDPCKKALEDAGLKASDIDDVVLVGGMTRMPRVREVVKEFFGKEPHTGVNPDEVVAMGAAIQAGVLQGDVKDVLLLDVTPLSLGIETLGGVFTRMIDRNTTIPTKKSQTYSTADDNQQAVTIRVFQGEREMAADNKLLGQFDLVGIPPAPRGVPQIEVTFDIDANGIVNVSAKDKGTGKEQVIRIQASGGLSDADIDQMVKDAERFAEEDKKRREAAEAKNNAESLLHSTEKQLEEHGDKVDATVKGEIETAIAELKTAIEGNEPDAMKTKTEALAQAAMKLGQAIYEKEQAAAASPAGEAAPAEDNVVDAEFSEVDGDAKN from the coding sequence ATGGCAAAAGTAATTGGTATCGACCTTGGAACCACCAACAGCTGTGTGTCCGTCATGGACGGCGACAAGCCCAAGGTAATCGAAAATTCGGAAGGCGCGCGCACCACGCCGTCGATCGTCGCGTTCACCAAGGATGGTGAGCGGCTGGTCGGCCAGCCGGCCAAGCGCCAGGCGGTGACCAACCCGGAAAACACCGTGTTCGCGGTCAAGCGTCTGATCGGCCGTCGTTTCGACGATCCGCTGACCAAGAAGGACATGGAACTGGTGCCGTACTCGATCACCAAGGGCGCCAATGGCGACGCCTGGGTGAGCGCGGGCGGCAAGGACTATTCGCCTTCTGAAATCAGCGCCTTCACGCTGCAGAAGATGAAGGAAACCGCCGAGAGCTATCTGGGCGAGACCGTCACTCAGGCCGTGATCACGGTTCCTGCATACTTCAACGACGCCCAGCGTCAGGCGACCAAGGATGCAGGCCGCATCGCTGGCCTTGAAGTGCTGCGCATCATCAACGAGCCGACTGCGGCGGCGCTGGCTTATGGTCTCGACAAGAACGACGGCAAGACCATTGCGGTTTATGACCTTGGCGGCGGCACCTTCGACATCTCGGTGCTCGAAATCGGCGACGGCGTGTTCGAGGTGAAGGCCACCAACGGCGACACCTTCCTGGGCGGTGAAGATTTCGACTCCAAGCTGGTCGAATTCCTGGCAGAAGATTTCAAGAAGGCCGAAGGCATCGATCTCACCAAGGACAAGCTTGCTCTGCAGCGTCTGAAGGAAGCTTCGGAAAAGGCGAAGATCGAGCTTTCCTCGGCGCAGACGACCGAGATCAACCTGCCTTTCATCACCGCCGACCAGAACGGCCCCAAGCACCTGGTCAAGATGATCAGCCGCTCGGATCTCGAAAAGCTGGTCGCCGATCTGATCAAACGGACGCTCGACCCGTGCAAGAAGGCGCTCGAAGATGCCGGCCTCAAGGCTTCGGACATCGATGACGTCGTTCTCGTCGGCGGCATGACCCGCATGCCGCGCGTGCGCGAAGTGGTGAAGGAATTCTTCGGCAAGGAACCGCACACCGGCGTCAATCCCGATGAAGTCGTTGCCATGGGTGCTGCCATTCAGGCAGGCGTGCTGCAGGGCGACGTCAAGGATGTGCTGCTGCTCGACGTGACTCCGCTGTCGCTGGGTATCGAAACGCTCGGCGGCGTGTTCACCCGCATGATCGACCGCAACACCACGATCCCGACCAAGAAGTCGCAGACCTATTCGACCGCTGATGACAACCAGCAGGCCGTGACGATCCGCGTCTTCCAGGGCGAGCGTGAAATGGCGGCGGACAACAAGCTGCTGGGCCAGTTCGACCTGGTCGGCATCCCGCCCGCACCGCGCGGCGTTCCGCAGATCGAGGTCACCTTCGACATCGACGCCAACGGCATCGTCAACGTCTCGGCCAAGGACAAGGGCACCGGCAAGGAGCAGGTGATCCGCATCCAGGCATCGGGCGGCCTCAGCGACGCCGACATCGACCAGATGGTCAAGGATGCTGAACGCTTCGCCGAGGAAGACAAGAAGCGCCGTGAGGCGGCAGAGGCAAAGAACAACGCCGAAAGCCTGCTGCACAGCACCGAAAAGCAGCTCGAGGAGCATGGCGACAAGGTCGATGCCACGGTCAAGGGCGAGATCGAAACCGCGATCGCCGAGCTCAAGACCGCGATCGAGGGCAACGAACCCGATGCCATGAAGACCAAGACCGAAGCTCTGGCGCAGGCAGCGATGAAGCTGGGCCAGGCAATCTACGAGAAGGAACAGGCCGCAGCTGCCTCACCCGCAGGCGAAGCAGCCCCGGCTGAGGACAATGTCGTCGACGCCGAGTTCTCGGAAGTTGACGGCGACGCGAAAAACTGA
- the dnaJ gene encoding molecular chaperone DnaJ yields the protein MATTTDYYELLGVTRTADDGTLKSAYRKLAMQWHPDRNPGDAKAEAHFKAISQAYDCLKDPQKRAAYDRYGHEAYENGMSGGGGRGGPEGFSDLGDIFDTIFGGGFGGAGGRRGPARGADLRYDMEISLEEAYHGKTSEISIDVAATCDTCEGSGAEPGTKVRTCNLCGGSGKMRAQQGFFVVERTCPNCHGTGQVIENPCRACRGEGRVDKTQTLSVDIPPGVDNGTRIRLTGKGEAGPKGSPPGDLYIFIHVSRHRIFERDGTTLVTRAPISITTAALGGEIDIPGLDGKRHRIPIPAGIQSGKQLRQRGAGMPVLQGRGTGDMVIQIDVETPTRLSARQKELLREFQATETGQESPESTGFFARLKEMWDGIGE from the coding sequence ATGGCCACTACCACCGATTATTATGAGCTGCTCGGCGTCACACGCACCGCAGACGATGGCACGCTCAAATCCGCCTATCGCAAGCTGGCGATGCAATGGCACCCGGACCGCAACCCGGGCGATGCCAAGGCGGAAGCGCACTTCAAGGCGATCAGCCAGGCATATGACTGCCTGAAGGACCCGCAGAAGCGCGCCGCCTATGACCGTTACGGCCACGAGGCCTATGAAAACGGCATGTCCGGCGGCGGCGGCCGCGGAGGGCCCGAGGGCTTTTCCGACCTGGGCGATATCTTCGACACCATCTTTGGCGGCGGCTTCGGCGGAGCGGGTGGAAGGCGTGGCCCTGCACGCGGCGCCGATCTGCGCTACGACATGGAGATCTCGCTGGAAGAGGCCTATCACGGCAAGACAAGCGAAATCTCGATCGATGTCGCGGCGACCTGCGATACCTGCGAAGGGTCGGGCGCCGAGCCCGGCACCAAGGTGCGCACCTGCAACCTGTGCGGCGGCAGCGGCAAGATGCGCGCGCAGCAGGGTTTCTTCGTGGTCGAGCGCACCTGCCCCAATTGCCATGGCACAGGCCAGGTGATCGAGAACCCGTGCCGCGCGTGCCGCGGCGAGGGCAGGGTGGACAAGACCCAGACGCTGTCGGTGGATATCCCGCCGGGCGTCGACAACGGCACCCGCATTCGGCTGACCGGCAAGGGTGAGGCAGGACCCAAGGGCTCGCCTCCGGGCGATCTCTACATCTTCATCCACGTCTCGCGGCACCGCATCTTCGAGCGCGACGGGACCACGTTGGTCACCCGCGCCCCGATCAGCATCACCACCGCAGCTTTGGGCGGCGAGATCGATATCCCCGGGCTCGACGGCAAGCGCCATCGCATCCCCATCCCGGCTGGAATCCAGTCGGGCAAGCAGCTGCGTCAGCGCGGCGCGGGCATGCCCGTGCTGCAGGGACGTGGCACCGGCGATATGGTCATCCAGATCGATGTCGAGACGCCTACGCGGCTGTCTGCGCGGCAGAAGGAACTGCTGCGCGAATTCCAGGCAACCGAAACCGGCCAGGAAAGCCCGGAAAGCACGGGCTTCTTCGCGCGGCTGAAGGAAATGTGGGACGGTATCGGCGAGTAA
- a CDS encoding (2Fe-2S)-binding protein produces MTKFTVNDRPVQYRLDPETPLLWALRDASNLTGTKYGCGNGDCGACMVVVDGEAIRSCLVSIAEVEGRYVTTIEALSRDRSHPVQQAFVAEQAVQCGFCTPGMIIAASVLLRKNSDPTDAEIDGAIRNLCRCGTYPRVRAAIKRAGRVMQRQETIAAAPPPGISPEDAARNVPALTPPE; encoded by the coding sequence ATGACCAAGTTCACCGTCAACGACCGTCCGGTGCAATACCGGCTCGATCCCGAAACGCCATTGCTATGGGCATTGCGCGATGCGTCCAACCTTACCGGGACGAAATACGGCTGCGGCAATGGCGATTGCGGTGCGTGCATGGTGGTGGTCGATGGCGAGGCGATCCGCTCGTGTCTGGTCAGCATCGCAGAGGTCGAGGGGCGCTATGTCACCACGATCGAGGCGCTGAGCCGCGACCGCAGCCATCCGGTGCAACAGGCGTTCGTCGCCGAACAGGCGGTGCAATGCGGGTTCTGTACGCCGGGGATGATCATTGCGGCCAGCGTGCTGCTTCGCAAGAACAGCGATCCGACCGACGCCGAGATCGATGGCGCCATCCGCAACCTGTGCCGCTGCGGCACCTATCCGCGCGTGCGCGCCGCGATCAAGCGCGCTGGCCGGGTGATGCAGCGGCAGGAGACGATCGCCGCCGCCCCGCCGCCGGGAATTTCACCTGAGGATGCGGCCAGGAACGTGCCCGCGCTGACCCCGCCAGAATGA
- a CDS encoding class II aldolase/adducin family protein, whose translation MATALKTRTQMSTEEHEARKLLASCYRVFDMMGWSEMIYNHITLKVPGEEDAFLINPYGLHFSEVCASNLVKINSEGEKLDGSPYPVNKAGFTQHSVFHKRIPEMHCIIHTHTTATMAVCSTEGGLQPTNFYACNFIGNIAYHDFEGVTVRAEEGDRLVEAVTGKRILMLRNHGPVVMGRTLPEAFITYWALQRACEIQLATMSMGKPILVSQDVIDVHQRDLSQVQLPMGAGVPDFAAMVRKVDKIDPSWRD comes from the coding sequence ATGGCCACCGCCTTGAAGACCAGAACCCAGATGTCCACCGAAGAGCACGAAGCCCGCAAGCTGCTCGCCTCGTGCTACCGCGTGTTCGACATGATGGGCTGGTCCGAGATGATCTACAACCACATCACGCTCAAGGTGCCGGGCGAGGAAGACGCGTTCCTGATCAACCCTTATGGCCTGCACTTCAGCGAGGTGTGTGCCTCCAACCTCGTCAAGATCAATTCGGAAGGCGAAAAGCTCGACGGATCGCCCTACCCCGTCAACAAGGCCGGCTTCACCCAGCACAGCGTGTTCCACAAGCGCATTCCCGAGATGCACTGCATCATCCACACGCATACCACCGCGACAATGGCGGTGTGTTCGACCGAAGGCGGATTGCAGCCGACCAATTTCTATGCCTGCAACTTCATCGGCAATATCGCCTATCATGATTTCGAGGGCGTCACCGTCCGCGCCGAAGAAGGCGACCGGCTGGTCGAGGCGGTCACCGGCAAGCGCATCCTGATGCTCAGGAACCACGGCCCGGTCGTGATGGGCCGCACCCTGCCCGAGGCATTCATCACCTATTGGGCGCTGCAGCGCGCCTGCGAGATCCAGCTGGCGACGATGTCGATGGGCAAGCCGATCCTGGTGTCGCAGGACGTGATCGATGTCCACCAGCGCGATCTCAGCCAGGTGCAATTGCCGATGGGCGCGGGCGTGCCCGATTTTGCCGCCATGGTGCGCAAGGTCGACAAGATCGATCCTAGCTGGCGCGATTGA
- a CDS encoding SOS response-associated peptidase — translation MTSNADAIRQLFGAHVGSVELAATNLPAFDAIYPDYEAPVIIARPAGAALGMMRWGWPPFGEVKRPITNVRNLQSPMWRSALGDPRRRCLVPVTAFCEYGAQPDPETKRKRQHWFALRSGDPFAFAGIWRPTEEGARYAFLTCEPNAMVGAVHPKAMPVMLTGDALQIWLRADWEEARGLVQPFDEALMHELAPEASPDAAMPQPGLFVG, via the coding sequence ATGACAAGCAACGCCGATGCAATCCGGCAGTTGTTCGGCGCTCATGTCGGCTCGGTCGAACTCGCAGCGACCAACCTGCCCGCGTTCGATGCCATCTATCCCGATTACGAGGCGCCGGTGATCATTGCCCGACCGGCAGGCGCGGCGCTGGGGATGATGCGCTGGGGTTGGCCGCCGTTCGGCGAGGTCAAGCGTCCGATTACCAACGTGCGCAATCTGCAGTCGCCGATGTGGCGCAGCGCGCTTGGCGATCCGCGGCGCCGCTGCCTTGTCCCGGTTACCGCCTTTTGCGAATATGGCGCGCAGCCCGACCCAGAGACGAAACGCAAGCGGCAGCACTGGTTCGCGCTGCGATCTGGCGATCCGTTCGCCTTTGCCGGCATCTGGCGCCCGACCGAGGAAGGCGCGCGCTATGCGTTCCTGACCTGCGAGCCCAATGCGATGGTGGGCGCGGTGCATCCCAAGGCCATGCCGGTGATGCTGACGGGGGACGCGCTGCAAATCTGGCTGCGCGCCGATTGGGAAGAGGCGCGCGGGCTTGTGCAGCCCTTTGACGAGGCGCTGATGCACGAGCTCGCGCCGGAAGCTTCACCCGATGCAGCCATGCCACAACCCGGGCTGTTCGTCGGATAA
- the rpsU gene encoding 30S ribosomal protein S21, translating to MQILVRDNNVDQALRALKKKLQREGVYREMKLRRHYEKPSEKRAREKAAAVRRARKLERKRMERDGAK from the coding sequence ATGCAGATTCTCGTACGCGATAACAATGTTGACCAGGCGCTGCGGGCGCTCAAGAAGAAGCTGCAGCGCGAAGGCGTGTATCGCGAAATGAAGCTGCGTCGTCATTACGAGAAGCCCTCGGAAAAGCGCGCTCGCGAAAAGGCTGCCGCTGTGCGTCGCGCCCGCAAGCTCGAGCGCAAGCGCATGGAACGTGACGGCGCCAAGTAA
- a CDS encoding FKBP-type peptidyl-prolyl cis-trans isomerase — MSVTRVPIPPLEKGSLTKLWLGVAVAVLVAGGTAWAGLQGIPQSASGFLASNADEPGVVTTESGLQIKEITKGTGPSPTDADVTLINYEGTLMDGKAFDANQRVPMPVAGSIPGFSEALKRMQRGGKYRLWIPPELGYGAEEKANPQTGEVVIPANSLLIFDVELVEFIPEVQLRAMQQQLQGQAGPGGPPPGAGGPPQGVPGMPGN; from the coding sequence ATGTCCGTAACGCGCGTTCCTATCCCGCCGCTTGAAAAAGGCTCGCTCACCAAATTGTGGTTGGGTGTTGCCGTTGCCGTGCTTGTCGCCGGTGGAACCGCCTGGGCAGGCCTGCAGGGCATTCCGCAGTCGGCGTCCGGGTTCCTCGCCAGCAACGCTGACGAACCGGGTGTGGTGACCACGGAGAGCGGTCTTCAGATCAAGGAAATCACCAAGGGAACCGGTCCTTCGCCGACCGACGCCGATGTGACCCTGATCAACTACGAAGGCACGCTGATGGACGGCAAGGCCTTTGATGCCAACCAGCGCGTTCCGATGCCGGTGGCAGGATCGATTCCCGGTTTCTCCGAAGCTCTGAAGCGGATGCAGCGTGGCGGCAAGTACCGCCTGTGGATCCCGCCCGAACTCGGCTATGGCGCCGAAGAAAAGGCCAACCCGCAAACGGGTGAGGTCGTCATTCCGGCCAACAGCCTGCTGATCTTCGACGTCGAGCTGGTAGAGTTCATCCCCGAGGTCCAGCTTCGCGCGATGCAGCAGCAGCTTCAGGGCCAGGCCGGACCCGGTGGCCCGCCGCCGGGGGCAGGCGGACCGCCGCAGGGCGTTCCGGGAATGCCGGGCAACTGA
- a CDS encoding acyl-CoA thioesterase, with protein sequence MTDAPTRAMFRSIASKRVHYHEVDLQNIVFNANYLMFADVGITEYFRTLRIASGMDGGGGFNLFGPDHDMMVRHAAVDFRASAVADDMIDLAVRMVRIGNSSLTSQCAIFRGEELLTVVTISYVHLEFATRTPVPVPQFFRDMVAAFEVVKPEGC encoded by the coding sequence ATGACTGACGCGCCCACCCGCGCCATGTTCCGCTCCATTGCGTCCAAGCGCGTGCACTATCATGAGGTCGATCTGCAAAACATCGTCTTCAACGCCAACTATCTGATGTTCGCCGATGTCGGGATCACCGAATATTTCCGCACGCTGCGCATCGCCAGTGGCATGGATGGCGGCGGCGGGTTCAACCTGTTCGGCCCCGACCATGACATGATGGTCCGCCATGCCGCGGTCGATTTCCGCGCCAGCGCAGTTGCCGACGACATGATCGATCTGGCAGTGCGCATGGTCCGCATTGGCAACAGCAGCCTGACCAGCCAGTGCGCAATCTTCCGCGGCGAGGAGCTGCTCACGGTCGTGACGATCAGCTACGTGCATCTGGAGTTCGCGACCCGTACGCCGGTGCCGGTGCCGCAATTCTTCCGCGATATGGTCGCGGCGTTCGAGGTCGTGAAGCCCGAAGGCTGCTAA